Proteins from a genomic interval of Lacticaseibacillus pabuli:
- a CDS encoding SHOCT domain-containing protein, protein MKLSKIQAQLQKIGYSDDASTSVYIENAGGLGRMLVGTFRELTDKYYVASFQPDGILFMTLGMARHFKDTAHFIKRENIRNIRISSAKFINGRLLSNADKLEIFDNDGGEAVYILYNYMMGENFWQQNIENMTRVIDSWPQPADQQDAAVPEPDDDPNLNGGNTQLRNLQALLDQGVISQADFDAKKKQLSH, encoded by the coding sequence ATGAAGCTAAGTAAAATCCAAGCACAACTACAAAAAATCGGGTATTCCGATGACGCTTCAACCAGTGTTTACATCGAAAATGCCGGTGGTCTGGGCAGAATGTTGGTCGGGACTTTTCGTGAGCTCACCGATAAATACTACGTCGCGAGCTTTCAACCCGACGGCATCTTATTCATGACGCTAGGAATGGCGCGCCACTTTAAAGACACCGCACACTTCATCAAACGGGAAAACATCCGCAACATTCGCATCTCGAGTGCCAAGTTTATCAATGGTCGCCTGCTGTCAAACGCAGACAAGCTGGAAATTTTCGACAACGATGGTGGTGAAGCCGTCTACATCTTGTACAACTACATGATGGGTGAAAACTTTTGGCAGCAAAACATCGAGAACATGACCCGCGTCATTGATTCTTGGCCGCAGCCAGCAGACCAGCAAGACGCTGCTGTTCCCGAACCCGACGATGATCCAAACCTGAATGGCGGCAACACCCAGTTGCGTAACCTGCAAGCCCTGCTGGACCAAGGCGTCATCAGTCAAGCCGACTTTGATGCGAAGAAGAAACAACTGTCACACTAG
- a CDS encoding alcohol dehydrogenase catalytic domain-containing protein translates to MKAVVVEKAGGPEVLQLKEVPTPQVKPGWSLVRVKGFGINHSEIYTRKGESPDVKFPRILGIECVGEIADTTDPERLPVGQKVASIMGGMGRDFDGSYAEYTLLPNNQIYPVTTKLSWADFAAIPETFFTAYGSLRNARAQDAKTLLIRAATSGVGVAAIKLAKAMNPGIRVSGSTRNPKKFDLLREAGCDDPIEDRDNQLQTDEKFQAIVELVGPKTVVDSLSHMTQGGFCCVTGGLGDAWTIPNFDPFAIPTGGSLTNFGSGVMNSEKSFNDMLKLIDDNHLDVSPTKTFDLAHTADAEAYSESGAGFGKVVVLP, encoded by the coding sequence ATGAAAGCAGTTGTCGTTGAAAAAGCAGGCGGACCCGAAGTCCTGCAGCTTAAGGAAGTCCCAACACCACAAGTTAAGCCGGGCTGGTCCCTCGTTCGGGTCAAGGGTTTTGGGATTAACCATTCTGAAATCTACACGCGCAAGGGCGAGTCACCTGATGTGAAGTTTCCACGGATTTTGGGCATCGAATGTGTGGGTGAAATTGCCGACACCACCGATCCTGAACGCTTACCAGTGGGTCAAAAGGTCGCCAGTATCATGGGCGGCATGGGGCGCGACTTTGATGGCAGTTACGCGGAGTATACGTTGCTACCTAACAACCAGATTTACCCAGTAACAACCAAGTTATCCTGGGCAGATTTTGCGGCCATCCCCGAGACGTTCTTCACGGCATATGGCTCACTCAGAAACGCACGCGCGCAAGACGCCAAAACACTGCTCATTCGCGCGGCAACCAGTGGCGTCGGTGTCGCTGCCATTAAGTTGGCCAAGGCCATGAACCCCGGCATTCGGGTTAGTGGGAGCACGCGCAACCCGAAGAAGTTTGACTTGCTACGAGAAGCGGGCTGTGATGATCCGATTGAAGACCGGGATAATCAGCTGCAGACGGACGAAAAGTTTCAGGCGATTGTTGAACTCGTGGGTCCCAAGACTGTCGTTGATTCCTTGAGCCACATGACGCAGGGGGGATTCTGCTGTGTGACCGGTGGGCTGGGTGATGCCTGGACGATTCCAAACTTCGACCCATTTGCCATCCCAACTGGCGGTAGCCTGACGAACTTTGGCTCTGGCGTTATGAACAGTGAAAAGTCGTTTAATGACATGCTGAAGCTCATCGATGACAATCACCTGGATGTGTCGCCAACGAAGACTTTTGATTTGGCACACACCGCCGATGCCGAGGCGTACTCCGAGTCAGGTGCGGGTTTTGGGAAAGTTGTTGTTTTGCCTTAA
- the pyrH gene encoding UMP kinase, whose amino-acid sequence MAKYNRIVLKVSGEALAGETGFGINPPVITDVAKEIKDVHDQGIQIAVVCGGGNMWRGQTGAELGMERAQADYMGMLATVMNALALQDSLESIGVPTRVQTSIEMRQIAEPYIRRKAVRHLEKGRVVIFAAGTGNPYFSTDTTAALRAAEINADAILMGKNGVDGVYSADPAKDDKAVKFETLTHLDVITKGLKIMDTTASSLSMDNDIPLVVFNLNKPGNIKRVVMGEKVGTTIEGSK is encoded by the coding sequence ATGGCCAAATACAACCGTATCGTTCTGAAGGTAAGTGGGGAAGCTCTCGCCGGGGAAACCGGCTTTGGGATTAACCCACCCGTTATCACTGACGTCGCAAAGGAAATCAAGGATGTGCATGATCAGGGCATCCAGATTGCGGTCGTTTGTGGTGGTGGTAACATGTGGCGCGGCCAGACGGGCGCTGAGCTCGGCATGGAACGCGCGCAGGCAGACTACATGGGGATGCTTGCAACCGTTATGAACGCCTTGGCTCTCCAGGATTCACTTGAATCCATCGGGGTACCAACCCGCGTTCAAACATCAATCGAGATGCGTCAGATTGCTGAACCATACATCCGGCGGAAGGCAGTTCGCCATCTCGAAAAGGGTCGCGTCGTGATTTTCGCGGCTGGTACTGGTAACCCATACTTTAGTACAGACACAACCGCAGCTTTGCGTGCCGCTGAAATCAATGCTGACGCAATCCTGATGGGTAAGAATGGTGTCGATGGGGTTTACTCCGCTGATCCTGCTAAGGACGACAAGGCTGTTAAGTTCGAAACACTCACGCACTTGGATGTCATTACTAAGGGCCTGAAGATTATGGACACGACTGCAAGCAGCTTGTCGATGGATAATGATATTCCACTGGTTGTGTTCAACCTGAACAAGCCCGGTAACATCAAGCGCGTCGTCATGGGCGAGAAGGTCGGCACGACAATCGAAGGGAGCAAGTAA
- a CDS encoding TetR/AcrR family transcriptional regulator, with protein MPQRSDLSREALKQAFAQRLLTTPMNKISVRDIVTTAHVARSTFYRNFEDKEDFLTWLQNDLVSETSQQLAGIRQTELDFTAFYRFAEENRNFMKAFLVGQRWPAFVTALYQQATTHFQVILAAEHTAIPNDILTSFILGGHIKIFETWLATNDTRSPEQMNTYHQQLGTKLLASLQG; from the coding sequence ATGCCGCAGCGCAGTGATTTGTCCCGAGAAGCTCTGAAACAGGCCTTTGCCCAACGTTTACTTACAACACCAATGAACAAAATTTCGGTCCGCGATATTGTCACCACCGCCCATGTTGCTCGGTCGACGTTTTATCGCAACTTCGAGGATAAGGAGGACTTTTTGACCTGGTTGCAGAATGATTTGGTCTCTGAAACGAGTCAACAGTTGGCGGGTATCAGGCAAACAGAACTCGATTTCACGGCCTTCTATCGTTTTGCCGAAGAAAATCGGAATTTTATGAAGGCGTTTCTGGTCGGTCAGCGGTGGCCCGCATTCGTGACAGCACTTTACCAGCAGGCAACGACGCACTTCCAGGTCATTCTCGCGGCTGAGCATACCGCGATTCCCAACGATATTTTGACCTCATTCATCTTGGGCGGTCACATCAAAATATTTGAGACTTGGCTCGCAACGAACGACACCAGGTCACCCGAACAGATGAATACCTATCATCAGCAGTTGGGCACCAAGTTGCTGGCTAGTTTGCAAGGGTGA
- a CDS encoding isoprenyl transferase: MVLSAEKLTHIPRHVAIIMDGNGRWAKKRLLPRIAGHKQGMENVRTITKAASAAGVEVLTLYAFSTENWKRPEKEVSYLMSLPVTFFNKFVPELIEQNVRVMIMGNTDQLPASTQKACRDAVADTAHCTGMVLNFALNYGGRDEILRATRQLAAKAVAGDIQADAISEQDFDAALMTAPLGDLADPDLLIRTSGEERISNFLLWQLAYSEMVFTDRLWPDFTPDDLQAAFEDYAARDRRFGGIKK, encoded by the coding sequence ATGGTTCTGAGCGCAGAAAAATTAACGCATATTCCGCGGCATGTTGCCATCATTATGGATGGTAATGGCCGCTGGGCGAAAAAGCGGCTACTGCCGCGGATAGCAGGGCATAAGCAGGGGATGGAAAACGTCCGCACCATTACAAAGGCTGCATCTGCGGCTGGCGTGGAGGTCCTGACGCTATACGCCTTTTCGACAGAAAACTGGAAACGCCCTGAGAAGGAAGTTTCCTATTTAATGAGCTTGCCGGTGACATTCTTCAATAAGTTTGTCCCTGAGCTCATTGAGCAGAACGTCCGTGTTATGATTATGGGCAATACGGATCAGCTCCCCGCCTCGACACAAAAGGCTTGCCGCGACGCGGTGGCCGACACGGCGCACTGCACGGGGATGGTTCTGAACTTTGCACTCAACTACGGGGGCCGCGACGAAATTTTGCGTGCCACCCGTCAGTTAGCCGCAAAGGCAGTTGCTGGGGATATCCAGGCCGATGCGATTTCCGAACAGGATTTTGATGCGGCTTTGATGACCGCGCCACTTGGTGATTTAGCTGATCCCGATTTGCTGATTCGCACGAGTGGCGAAGAGCGGATTTCCAACTTTTTGCTCTGGCAACTGGCGTACTCTGAAATGGTGTTCACAGACAGACTGTGGCCTGATTTCACCCCTGATGATTTACAGGCGGCGTTCGAAGACTATGCCGCGCGTGACCGTCGCTTTGGCGGAATAAAGAAATAA
- a CDS encoding phosphatidate cytidylyltransferase: MRQRVITAVVALLIFIPILYFGSFWIDIAAVALALVALSEIFIMRRKIIVSLEAFIGAIGIVTTVLPAASFKWLPGTLTQGDLLGIVIAALLVLTVTSKNKTSYDDIGVTALSIIYIGTGFHYLAAIRNQDGFAMLMFALLVVWLTDSGAYTFGRMIGKHKLWPAISPNKTWEGSIAGVVVAMIFAAIYVQFVDLGHGAPMMMLIAFCLSIWGQLGDLAESALKRYYGVKDSGKILPGHGGILDRFDSLLFVLPMIHWFGLV; the protein is encoded by the coding sequence ATGAGACAACGTGTCATTACCGCAGTGGTCGCACTGCTAATCTTCATTCCAATTCTCTACTTTGGGAGTTTTTGGATTGATATCGCCGCAGTCGCCCTTGCGCTCGTCGCATTGAGCGAAATCTTTATCATGCGGCGCAAGATTATCGTTTCGCTTGAGGCGTTCATTGGTGCCATTGGGATCGTCACAACGGTGCTGCCAGCCGCTAGTTTCAAATGGCTGCCAGGCACCTTGACCCAGGGCGACCTGCTCGGCATTGTCATTGCGGCTTTGTTGGTGCTGACAGTAACGAGCAAGAACAAGACCAGTTACGATGATATCGGTGTGACCGCATTGTCCATCATTTACATCGGGACAGGGTTCCATTATCTTGCCGCCATCCGGAATCAGGATGGGTTTGCGATGTTGATGTTTGCCTTACTTGTTGTTTGGCTGACAGACTCTGGTGCCTACACCTTTGGCCGCATGATTGGGAAGCACAAGCTCTGGCCTGCGATTAGCCCGAACAAGACCTGGGAAGGCTCCATTGCCGGGGTTGTTGTTGCCATGATCTTCGCGGCTATTTACGTTCAGTTCGTTGACCTTGGCCACGGCGCACCAATGATGATGCTGATTGCGTTCTGCCTCTCCATTTGGGGCCAGCTGGGTGATCTCGCCGAGTCCGCACTGAAGCGTTACTACGGTGTGAAGGACTCTGGCAAGATTTTGCCTGGGCATGGTGGTATCCTGGACCGCTTCGATTCACTGCTGTTTGTTCTGCCAATGATTCACTGGTTCGGCCTCGTTTAA
- the frr gene encoding ribosome recycling factor translates to MANEAIEKAKENMKKTEGVLEHNLGSIRAGRANASLLSNIMVDYYGQPTALNQMSAITIPEPRVLLIHPYDKSSLKDIETALLKSDLGINPANDGEVIRLVVPQLTTDRRQELAKEVGKHSESAKIAIRNVRRDAMEDLKRQEKNGDITEDDLHRFEKDVQKVTDDSAKRIDAIASAKEQEIVAG, encoded by the coding sequence ATGGCAAACGAAGCGATTGAAAAAGCTAAGGAAAACATGAAGAAGACCGAGGGTGTGCTCGAGCACAACTTGGGTTCGATTCGCGCGGGCCGCGCTAACGCCAGCCTGCTGAGCAACATCATGGTGGATTACTACGGTCAACCAACCGCATTGAACCAGATGTCCGCGATTACGATTCCAGAACCTCGTGTTCTGCTGATTCACCCTTACGACAAGTCCAGCCTGAAGGACATCGAAACGGCACTGCTCAAGTCTGACCTGGGGATTAACCCAGCCAACGACGGTGAAGTGATTCGTTTAGTTGTTCCCCAGCTGACTACCGATCGCCGTCAGGAGCTTGCTAAGGAAGTTGGTAAGCATTCTGAGAGCGCCAAGATTGCGATTCGGAACGTGCGTCGTGATGCAATGGAAGATCTGAAGCGTCAGGAGAAGAACGGCGATATCACCGAAGATGATTTGCACCGTTTTGAAAAGGACGTTCAGAAGGTTACCGACGATTCCGCTAAGCGCATTGATGCCATCGCATCGGCCAAGGAACAAGAAATTGTTGCTGGCTAA
- a CDS encoding amidohydrolase family protein encodes MKLITVEEHYDTDANIDQFNKYSQVPNNNPRQTQLKPDLVDFGRKVAYMDAHGIDMQVVSDAGNSAQVLPDQYAVDGAHAQNETLAENISQYPTRFAGLATLPANVPDKAAAELEYALTRLGLKGGIISGTVNGQFLDSPKFEPIFAAADKLRTTLYLHPGVITDQQKALLYDSPAFSDRTSTLMAGAMWGWHMEVGIQMMRIITAGLLEKYPHVKLASGHWGEFVPMFLERIDGFSPLVTDLPHSFSEYYKRQVYLSPSGMFTAPQMQLALTEMGADHIMWSEDFPYVQDGDTTRQFLEQAQLTDAQREAIAHGTAETVFDL; translated from the coding sequence ATGAAGCTGATTACGGTTGAAGAACATTACGATACGGACGCAAATATTGATCAGTTTAACAAATACTCACAGGTGCCCAACAATAATCCACGGCAAACACAACTGAAACCTGATCTCGTTGATTTCGGCAGAAAAGTGGCTTACATGGATGCGCATGGCATTGATATGCAGGTGGTTTCTGATGCAGGCAACTCGGCTCAAGTGTTGCCTGACCAGTATGCAGTCGATGGCGCGCACGCCCAAAACGAGACCTTGGCTGAAAACATTAGTCAGTACCCAACGCGATTTGCGGGTCTCGCAACGTTGCCGGCTAATGTGCCTGACAAAGCGGCGGCAGAACTCGAATATGCGTTGACCAGGTTGGGATTGAAGGGCGGCATTATCAGTGGAACTGTGAACGGACAGTTTCTAGACAGTCCAAAGTTTGAGCCCATTTTCGCCGCAGCAGACAAGTTGCGCACCACGCTGTATCTGCATCCAGGCGTCATTACGGACCAGCAAAAGGCGCTGTTGTACGACAGTCCCGCTTTCTCGGACCGGACTTCAACCTTGATGGCTGGGGCGATGTGGGGCTGGCATATGGAAGTCGGCATTCAGATGATGCGTATCATCACAGCTGGCTTGCTGGAGAAATACCCGCACGTCAAGTTGGCATCCGGTCACTGGGGTGAGTTTGTCCCAATGTTTCTGGAGCGGATTGATGGCTTCAGCCCCCTGGTGACGGACTTGCCGCACTCATTTTCTGAATACTATAAGCGGCAGGTTTACCTGTCACCATCTGGCATGTTTACGGCACCACAAATGCAGTTGGCCTTGACTGAAATGGGCGCGGATCACATCATGTGGTCGGAGGATTTTCCTTACGTCCAAGACGGCGACACCACGCGCCAGTTCCTGGAACAAGCGCAATTGACTGACGCTCAACGTGAAGCCATTGCCCACGGAACAGCGGAAACAGTTTTCGACCTTTAA
- a CDS encoding MarR family winged helix-turn-helix transcriptional regulator: MSLDKNDNTISKQLHGAYTVASRVLERRLQPTGVNGSQFFFILKLHDEPGVTQDQLVRNDKRHQSNVNREIARLASLGLVDKRPSSADGRKYELWLTAAGEKLYPQIKAALEAQENALTACLEAASGRVSRDEFLAILRRMTQMDAPQ, from the coding sequence ATGAGTTTGGATAAAAACGATAATACCATCAGCAAACAACTACATGGTGCCTATACCGTCGCTAGTCGCGTGCTGGAACGACGCCTGCAGCCAACAGGGGTGAATGGGAGTCAATTCTTCTTCATTCTCAAGTTGCACGATGAACCTGGCGTGACGCAGGACCAGCTAGTACGCAATGATAAGCGGCACCAGAGCAATGTCAACCGTGAGATTGCCCGCCTGGCCAGCCTTGGCCTAGTCGATAAACGCCCATCGTCGGCAGATGGTCGCAAATATGAGTTGTGGTTGACTGCAGCGGGCGAGAAGCTGTATCCACAAATTAAGGCGGCACTCGAGGCACAGGAAAATGCGTTAACAGCGTGCTTAGAGGCGGCGTCTGGTCGCGTTAGTCGGGATGAATTTTTGGCGATTCTGCGCCGGATGACGCAGATGGATGCACCGCAATAG
- a CDS encoding alpha/beta fold hydrolase has product MSFVEVNGAKLHVEVEGNGPVLILVPGANGTGEIFKGITAYLQDRYELVCFDRRGYGTTEMTTPLPESAADFSSHYRLTTDAEDVIALANHFSPDQPVFVMGSSSGSIVAAEAFATAPDRIARIVLHESPITTVIDTARQQRLNKDAVETALNGDFGGARDKFAAAMQIQPLDGKMMGFAADSTKPDKKRMQGMLYWFKYEVLQYTSQTIDWDVFKANRDKVRLLIGTDSVGSVPPENTKAIGKMLNVPVTVIPGGHLGYAQKPEGFAETLAATLDMR; this is encoded by the coding sequence ATGTCTTTTGTTGAAGTTAATGGCGCAAAGCTACACGTTGAGGTCGAGGGGAATGGTCCCGTTTTGATTTTGGTACCCGGGGCGAACGGGACTGGCGAAATTTTTAAGGGAATTACCGCATATTTGCAGGACCGCTACGAGTTGGTTTGTTTTGATCGCCGCGGGTATGGTACCACCGAAATGACCACGCCATTACCAGAAAGCGCGGCCGACTTCAGCAGTCATTACCGGCTAACAACGGACGCCGAGGATGTAATTGCCCTGGCGAACCACTTCAGTCCTGACCAGCCCGTATTCGTGATGGGGTCATCCTCGGGTTCCATCGTCGCAGCGGAGGCATTTGCGACCGCGCCAGATCGCATCGCGCGGATTGTACTCCACGAAAGTCCGATTACGACGGTGATTGACACCGCACGGCAGCAACGTCTGAACAAGGATGCCGTTGAAACTGCATTAAACGGCGATTTTGGCGGGGCGCGGGACAAATTTGCAGCCGCGATGCAGATTCAACCACTCGATGGCAAGATGATGGGGTTCGCTGCGGACAGTACTAAACCTGATAAAAAACGGATGCAGGGGATGCTGTATTGGTTCAAATATGAAGTGCTGCAGTACACGAGTCAGACGATTGATTGGGATGTGTTCAAGGCCAATCGCGATAAGGTCCGTTTGCTCATTGGTACCGATTCGGTTGGGTCGGTGCCACCTGAGAACACGAAGGCCATTGGCAAAATGCTGAATGTTCCCGTGACCGTGATTCCAGGTGGTCACTTGGGTTATGCGCAGAAGCCAGAGGGGTTTGCGGAAACCTTGGCGGCAACGTTGGACATGCGTTAA
- a CDS encoding SDR family NAD(P)-dependent oxidoreductase, which yields MSANEVLTLITGSDKGIGFETAKELAKAGQHVLIGARNQVRGESAVQAIREAGGQADFVQLDVTNADQVQAAAKQIQADYGHLNVLINNAGIAADAHQKPSELSIDLIQQDFAVNFFGLIRVTQAMVPLLRAGQPAKIINVTSNMGSFGLATDPNSRFYQVSSLGYQASKAAANFATVDFAKELADEGITVNSVNPGWTATGFGGRDESKPAIPGMQSVAEGAAQIIKLALSTDQTTGTFTENAGKLPW from the coding sequence TTGAGCGCAAATGAAGTATTGACCCTAATTACTGGGTCCGATAAAGGCATTGGTTTTGAAACAGCTAAGGAACTTGCCAAGGCCGGGCAGCACGTGCTAATTGGTGCACGTAACCAAGTGCGCGGTGAGTCGGCGGTTCAAGCCATTCGCGAGGCGGGTGGTCAGGCAGATTTTGTCCAGCTTGACGTGACAAACGCTGACCAGGTGCAGGCCGCGGCCAAGCAAATTCAAGCGGACTATGGGCATCTTAACGTGCTCATTAACAACGCGGGTATCGCGGCTGACGCACATCAGAAACCATCCGAGTTGTCAATTGACCTGATTCAGCAGGATTTTGCCGTTAACTTCTTCGGGTTAATTCGTGTGACCCAAGCGATGGTGCCGCTGCTGCGTGCTGGACAGCCAGCCAAAATCATCAACGTCACCTCAAACATGGGGTCATTTGGTCTGGCAACTGATCCGAACTCACGGTTTTACCAAGTGTCCTCGCTCGGGTACCAGGCGTCTAAGGCCGCTGCCAACTTTGCGACGGTAGATTTTGCTAAGGAATTGGCGGATGAAGGCATCACCGTCAACTCGGTGAATCCGGGATGGACGGCAACGGGATTCGGTGGCCGTGATGAAAGTAAACCCGCGATTCCGGGGATGCAATCAGTTGCAGAAGGCGCCGCACAAATTATCAAGTTGGCGCTGAGCACGGACCAGACCACCGGGACATTCACGGAAAATGCCGGCAAATTGCCGTGGTAA
- a CDS encoding amidohydrolase family protein, with protein MKLITLEEHWESQRVNAAAQPYMPKPVNPHKNPADHSIEQFVAKTQRDNTELVSAGEKRLAFMDANDIQMQIMGYGDDTPQNLDPKVAVELCQMANDDLATAINAHPNRFGGWAALPVGDPDAAAQELDRAVNELGLQGAMIHGYYQDRMFDDSFYEPILAKAEALDVPLYFHPVFIPAEISAHYYEGKGWSELTAFTFAGAGWGWHEDLGVQMIRLILAGVFDQHPKLHIITGHWGEMVPGFLERMDQTLGLTVNLQRSISQTYRENFYITPSGMFFPAQLQLTHTEVGADHLMYSLDYPYNHPADAAKFLTESDLSQADQDKIACQNAITLLHLDKKGL; from the coding sequence ATGAAACTAATCACATTAGAAGAGCACTGGGAATCGCAACGCGTTAACGCAGCCGCTCAACCATACATGCCAAAACCGGTTAATCCCCACAAAAATCCAGCCGATCACAGCATCGAACAATTCGTGGCCAAGACGCAGCGTGACAACACCGAGCTAGTGAGCGCCGGCGAAAAACGGCTCGCCTTCATGGACGCCAACGACATCCAAATGCAAATCATGGGCTACGGTGACGACACGCCGCAAAACCTGGATCCCAAAGTTGCCGTTGAACTGTGCCAGATGGCGAATGACGATTTGGCAACAGCCATCAATGCTCATCCCAATCGGTTCGGCGGCTGGGCTGCGCTACCAGTTGGCGATCCTGATGCAGCAGCACAGGAACTCGATCGCGCAGTTAATGAACTCGGCCTGCAGGGCGCCATGATTCACGGCTACTATCAGGACCGGATGTTCGATGACTCCTTCTACGAGCCCATCTTGGCCAAGGCCGAAGCACTCGATGTGCCGCTCTACTTCCACCCCGTCTTCATCCCCGCCGAAATCAGCGCGCACTATTATGAAGGTAAGGGTTGGTCTGAACTAACCGCCTTCACTTTCGCCGGCGCCGGCTGGGGCTGGCACGAGGACCTGGGTGTCCAGATGATCCGGCTCATTCTCGCCGGGGTCTTCGACCAACACCCGAAGCTGCACATCATTACCGGGCACTGGGGTGAAATGGTTCCCGGGTTCCTCGAAAGAATGGACCAAACGCTCGGCCTCACCGTTAACCTCCAGCGGTCCATTAGCCAAACTTACCGTGAGAATTTCTACATCACCCCCAGTGGCATGTTCTTCCCTGCACAACTGCAACTCACGCACACCGAAGTCGGCGCGGATCACCTGATGTACTCACTCGATTACCCCTACAACCATCCAGCAGATGCTGCAAAGTTCCTGACCGAATCCGATTTAAGCCAGGCCGATCAGGACAAGATTGCTTGTCAAAATGCGATTACGTTACTCCACTTGGACAAGAAGGGCCTTTAA
- the rseP gene encoding RIP metalloprotease RseP produces MTTLIWFLIIFGTIVIVHEFGHYFFARRSGILVREFSIGMGPKLYSHRSGSTAYSLRLLPLGGYVRMAGWQDEEADVRPGMNVSLISGADGKVTRINTSDKLMLEGGIPVQVDKADLVDDLVIRGYEAGNEDELKTYFVDHDATVIEKDGTEVQIAPRDVQFQSVSIWRRILVNFAGPMNNFLLAFIAFFLLALGMGVPSTSNTVGVVTHDSAAQVAGLKSGDKIQRVDGTKTTSFNAVAKAVNSAGNRQITLTVQRGSQTKQMQVKPRSGLIGIRSSIDRGLGTAAKYAVTEPWVMTRQILHALKSLVFGGFSLNKLAGPVGIYQMTNQATTGGLFTIIWFMASLSINLGIMNLLPIPMLDGGKIVLNFIEMIRRKPLAPEHEGAVMLVGAALVFALMIAVTINDILRIF; encoded by the coding sequence ATGACGACATTAATCTGGTTTCTGATTATTTTCGGGACCATCGTGATTGTCCACGAATTCGGCCACTACTTTTTTGCGCGCCGGTCCGGAATTCTCGTCCGCGAATTCTCCATTGGGATGGGACCAAAACTATACAGTCACCGTAGCGGGAGCACGGCATACTCGCTACGACTCTTGCCACTAGGTGGTTATGTCCGCATGGCCGGTTGGCAGGACGAAGAAGCTGATGTTCGTCCCGGGATGAACGTTAGCCTGATTTCGGGCGCTGACGGTAAAGTGACACGGATTAACACCTCCGACAAGCTGATGCTTGAAGGCGGGATTCCCGTGCAGGTCGATAAGGCGGATTTGGTCGATGACCTGGTGATTCGTGGCTACGAAGCGGGTAATGAGGATGAGCTCAAAACCTACTTCGTGGATCACGATGCGACCGTCATTGAAAAGGACGGCACCGAGGTTCAGATTGCACCACGCGATGTTCAGTTTCAGAGTGTGTCCATTTGGCGGCGGATTCTGGTTAATTTTGCCGGCCCGATGAACAACTTTTTGCTGGCGTTCATCGCGTTTTTCCTGCTAGCGCTGGGCATGGGTGTACCGAGCACATCGAATACAGTTGGTGTTGTGACGCATGACTCTGCTGCTCAAGTTGCTGGGCTGAAGTCCGGTGACAAAATTCAACGGGTGGACGGTACCAAGACAACCAGCTTTAACGCGGTTGCAAAGGCCGTAAATAGTGCTGGTAATCGGCAAATTACCTTGACTGTGCAACGTGGCAGTCAGACCAAGCAAATGCAGGTAAAGCCGCGTTCTGGTTTAATTGGTATTCGGAGCAGTATTGACCGCGGCCTTGGCACTGCCGCTAAATACGCCGTGACTGAGCCATGGGTCATGACCCGGCAGATTCTCCACGCGCTCAAGTCACTTGTGTTCGGCGGTTTCTCGCTGAACAAGTTGGCTGGCCCAGTCGGGATCTACCAGATGACTAATCAGGCCACGACGGGCGGGCTATTTACCATTATTTGGTTCATGGCTTCGCTATCCATTAATCTCGGCATTATGAACCTATTACCGATTCCGATGCTGGATGGTGGTAAAATTGTACTTAACTTTATTGAAATGATTCGCCGGAAGCCATTGGCACCTGAACATGAGGGTGCCGTGATGTTGGTCGGGGCTGCGCTTGTCTTTGCTTTGATGATTGCAGTCACGATTAACGATATTTTGCGAATTTTCTAA